CGGTTCCGCGCTTTCATGTGACCTGGGGAACAGGGCCGGGCGTCATCGAACCCTTCGTCAAGCGCGCTGAGGCCGATGCGGACAAAGGTCTCCTGACGTTCAAGTTTCGTCATCAGGTCGACAACCTCGTCAGTCAAGCGGGGCGCATCACCGGCGTGTCCGGCACTATTCTTGCGGATGATCCGGTCTTGCGCGGGCAGAAGAGTTCGCGCGAGGCTGTGGGGTCCTTCGAATTCACTGCCGTTGCCGTCATCGTCGCATCGGGTGGCATTGGTGGAAATCACGACCTCGTCCGGCGCAACTGGCCCCGCGAGAGGCTGGGCGATCCACCGCAGAGCATGGTCAGCGGTGTGCCTCACCATGTCGATGGCCGGATGATCGGGATCACCCAGGCAAGCGGCAGCGCAGTCATCAACCCGGACCGCATGTGGCATTATACGGAGGGCTTGCGGAACTGGGATCCGATCTGGCCCAACCACGGCATCCGCATTCTGCCGGGGCCATCCTCCTTCTGGTGCGATGCGAATGGGGAGCGCCTGCCTGCGCCCGCCATGCCGGGATTCGATACGCTCGGCACGTTGAAGATCTTGCGAGATCGGGGATCGGATTACAGCTGGTTCATCCTCACCAAGGCGATCATCAAGAAGGAGTTTGCCCTTTCAGGATCTGAGCAGAACCCGGATCTGACGGGTAAGAATATCCGGCTTCTGTTGAAGCGTCTCGGCAAGGAGCCTCCCGCGCCCGTTCAGGCCTTCATGGACAAGGGCGAGGATTTCGTGGTGCGCAACTCGCTGGAAGAGCTGGTTGCGGGCATGAACAGGCTGACCGGTGAAAACAGGCTGGATCCCTCGCGCATTCGCCAGCAGATCGAGGCGCGAGACCGTGAAATTCTCAATAGCTTCTCGAAGGATGCGCAAGTCACTGCCATACGCGGCGCCCGAAACTATCTCGGCGACAAACTGATGCGCACGGCCAAGCCGCATCGTTTGCTCGATCCGGCAGCAGGCCCGCTCATCGCGGTGCGTCTGCATGTCCTGACGCGCAAGACGCTTGGCGGCATCCACACAGATCTCAATGCGCGCGTGCTGGGGGCGGATGGCGAGGTCGTGCCGGGGCTTTATGCCGTTGGCGAGGCCGCAGGTTTCGGCGGGGGCGGCCTGCACGGGTACAATGCGCTGGAAGGGACATTTCTCGGCGGCTGCCTGTTTTCGGGCCGCATCGCCGGGCGACATGCGGCAGCCTGAGCAGGGGAAGCCAGAGAGGCGGCGTAAGCTGCCTCTCTGGCCTTTTTGTTGAGGGTCGTAGACTTAATCCATCGTCACATTGGCGCTCTTGACGATGGGTGCCCATTTCGCCAGCTCCGCCTTCACATGGTCGCCCAGTTGCTCCGGTGAGGAGGCAACGATGGAGGCGCTGAATTCCTTCATGCGGTCGGCCACGGCTGGCGTTGCGAGCGCTGCCTTCGCGGCTGCGTTCAGGCGGTCCACCACGGGCTTGGGCGTGCCCTTTGGAGCAAAGAGAGCGTTCCAGGTATAGGTCTCATAGCCCGGGATGCCAGCCTCAGCCATGGTCGGAACATCCGGGAAGGATGGTGCGCGCTGTGATGTGGTGACGGCGAGGGCGCGCAGTGTTCCGGCCTTGATGTGACCGGAAGAGGAGGGAAGGTTGTCGAACATGATCGGCACCTGATTGCCGATGACATCGTTCAGTGCAGGACCGGCGCCCTTGTAAGGCACGTGCTGCATGTTGACGTTCGCCATGCTGTTGAACAGCAGGCCCGACAGATGCAGCGGCGTTCCATTGCCGGACGAGGCATAGCTGTACTTGTCCGGATTGGCCTTCAGAAGCGCCAGCAGTTCGGCAACATTCTTCGCGGGAAGCTGCGGATTGACGACCAGCACGTTCGGAACGACCACCAGCAGCGAGACTGGAGCAAAGTCCTTTTCGGCATCGTAGGGCTTGGCCTTCAGCATCAGCGG
The window above is part of the Rhizobium rhizoryzae genome. Proteins encoded here:
- a CDS encoding FAD-binding dehydrogenase; protein product: MEFDVIVVGGGLAGLVAATEATAAGKRVCLIDQEGPQNLGGQAFWSLGGLFFVDSPEQRRMRIRDSLDLARQDWQGSAGFDRPEDHWPRLWAEAYLQFAAGEKRAWLHQMGMRWFPVVGWAERGGSQAHGHGNSVPRFHVTWGTGPGVIEPFVKRAEADADKGLLTFKFRHQVDNLVSQAGRITGVSGTILADDPVLRGQKSSREAVGSFEFTAVAVIVASGGIGGNHDLVRRNWPRERLGDPPQSMVSGVPHHVDGRMIGITQASGSAVINPDRMWHYTEGLRNWDPIWPNHGIRILPGPSSFWCDANGERLPAPAMPGFDTLGTLKILRDRGSDYSWFILTKAIIKKEFALSGSEQNPDLTGKNIRLLLKRLGKEPPAPVQAFMDKGEDFVVRNSLEELVAGMNRLTGENRLDPSRIRQQIEARDREILNSFSKDAQVTAIRGARNYLGDKLMRTAKPHRLLDPAAGPLIAVRLHVLTRKTLGGIHTDLNARVLGADGEVVPGLYAVGEAAGFGGGGLHGYNALEGTFLGGCLFSGRIAGRHAAA
- a CDS encoding Bug family tripartite tricarboxylate transporter substrate binding protein, producing MTGLFAASSASAQFPERTITLVVPFAAGGSTDVVARVIAERMSADLGQQVIIQNVAGAGGSLGAANVSRAEPDGYTILMGTVATHALNPLMLKAKPYDAEKDFAPVSLLVVVPNVLVVNPQLPAKNVAELLALLKANPDKYSYASSGNGTPLHLSGLLFNSMANVNMQHVPYKGAGPALNDVIGNQVPIMFDNLPSSSGHIKAGTLRALAVTTSQRAPSFPDVPTMAEAGIPGYETYTWNALFAPKGTPKPVVDRLNAAAKAALATPAVADRMKEFSASIVASSPEQLGDHVKAELAKWAPIVKSANVTMD